In Acidobacteriota bacterium, one genomic interval encodes:
- a CDS encoding exodeoxyribonuclease VII small subunit: MNANDSTNDFESAIGELERIVKALEEGDLTLEKSLELYERGVQLSRFCHARLEDAERRIQVLNDRGQLEPAPPALDGLAGGGENRG; encoded by the coding sequence ATGAACGCCAACGACAGCACGAACGACTTCGAGTCGGCGATCGGGGAACTCGAGCGCATCGTCAAGGCCCTGGAGGAAGGCGACCTCACGCTCGAGAAGTCGCTCGAGCTGTACGAGCGAGGCGTGCAGCTGTCGCGGTTCTGTCACGCGAGACTCGAGGACGCCGAGCGCCGCATCCAGGTCCTCAACGACCGCGGCCAGCTCGAACCCGCTCCCCCGGCGCTCGACGGTCTGGCGGGTGGCGGTGAGAACCGCGGATGA
- the amrA gene encoding AmmeMemoRadiSam system protein A yields MAPAADAVDRDGAARSWPRDREALLDLARRAVTATARGRPLPEVPRGAWFDAPGAAFVSLHRHGQLRGCIGCLPPHEHPLADTVVRMAVAAARDDPRFPPVGPDELDDLVIEISVLGPLRPVNGPDDLMVGRDGLVVERGGQRGVLLPQVASEHCWDATRFLDETCRKAHLPPGAWREGAVVRAFSADVFAEVR; encoded by the coding sequence ATGGCACCGGCGGCTGACGCGGTCGATCGCGACGGCGCCGCGCGGTCGTGGCCTCGGGATCGCGAGGCGCTGCTCGACCTCGCTCGCCGGGCGGTGACGGCGACCGCCCGGGGGCGTCCGCTTCCCGAGGTGCCCCGCGGCGCGTGGTTCGACGCACCCGGCGCGGCCTTCGTCTCGCTGCACCGGCACGGTCAGCTCCGGGGGTGCATCGGTTGCCTGCCGCCGCACGAGCACCCGCTGGCCGACACGGTGGTCCGGATGGCCGTGGCCGCCGCCCGCGACGACCCGCGGTTTCCCCCGGTCGGTCCGGACGAACTCGACGATCTCGTGATCGAAATCTCGGTGCTCGGGCCCCTGCGGCCGGTGAACGGCCCCGACGACCTCATGGTCGGCCGCGACGGCCTCGTGGTCGAGCGCGGCGGCCAAAGGGGCGTCCTGCTGCCGCAGGTGGCGAGCGAGCACTGCTGGGACGCCACGCGTTTTCTCGACGAAACGTGCCGGAAGGCACACCTGCCGCCCGGAGCCTGGCGCGAGGGAGCCGTCGTGCGGGCGTTCAGCGCCGACGTCTTCGCCGAGGTCCGGTAA
- a CDS encoding TlyA family RNA methyltransferase, translating to MPRRRLDTLLVERGLAASRDRARALILAGEVHVAGLAVPKAGALVADDADVVVRVPDHPWVGRGGLKLAHALEAFSVTVDGRDALDVGASTGGFTDVLLARGARSVVALDVGHGQLDWRLRHDPRVVVLERTNARTLTSDRLPEAHRDFDVVTVDVSFISLRLVLPPLVTLLRPGADLVVLVKPQFEAGRHEVGAGGIVRDPDVHRRVVDDIADVSRRLGLRVMASTPSPVTGADGNREFLLHLRGEGPCP from the coding sequence ATGCCCAGACGTCGGCTCGACACGCTGCTCGTCGAACGCGGTCTCGCCGCTTCCCGGGATCGGGCGCGGGCGCTCATCCTCGCCGGCGAGGTCCACGTCGCGGGGCTCGCCGTGCCGAAGGCCGGCGCGCTCGTCGCCGACGACGCCGACGTCGTCGTCCGCGTGCCCGACCATCCCTGGGTGGGCCGCGGCGGCCTCAAGCTCGCTCACGCGCTCGAGGCCTTCTCCGTCACCGTCGACGGCCGCGACGCCCTCGATGTCGGGGCCTCGACCGGTGGGTTCACCGACGTGCTGCTCGCGCGCGGCGCGAGGTCGGTCGTCGCCCTCGACGTCGGGCACGGTCAGCTCGACTGGCGGCTGCGCCACGACCCGCGCGTCGTCGTGCTCGAACGAACCAACGCGCGCACGCTGACGAGCGATCGCCTGCCCGAGGCGCACCGTGACTTCGACGTCGTGACGGTCGACGTGTCGTTCATCTCCCTGCGGCTCGTGCTCCCGCCGCTCGTGACGCTGCTGCGGCCTGGCGCCGACCTGGTGGTGCTCGTGAAACCACAGTTCGAAGCCGGCCGGCACGAGGTGGGCGCCGGCGGCATCGTGCGCGATCCCGACGTGCACCGGCGCGTCGTCGACGACATCGCCGACGTGTCGCGGCGGCTCGGCTTGCGGGTGATGGCGAGCACGCCCTCGCCGGTGACCGGCGCCGACGGCAACCGCGAGTTCCTGCTCCACCTCAGAGGCGAAGGTCCATGCCCGTGA
- the gatC gene encoding Asp-tRNA(Asn)/Glu-tRNA(Gln) amidotransferase subunit GatC, with translation MAFASEEIDRLAALSRLALTDEERRQLGPQLERILDYVETLRAVPTTDVPPTTHTLDAGAALRDDEPRPSLAREDALANAPGADRAAGLFTVPRVIGG, from the coding sequence ATGGCGTTCGCCTCCGAGGAAATCGATCGACTGGCGGCTCTGTCCCGGCTGGCGTTGACCGACGAAGAACGGCGGCAGCTCGGGCCTCAACTCGAGCGCATCCTCGACTACGTCGAGACGCTTCGGGCAGTCCCCACAACCGACGTCCCGCCGACCACGCACACCCTCGACGCTGGGGCCGCCCTGCGTGACGACGAGCCCCGGCCCTCACTGGCACGCGAGGACGCCCTGGCCAATGCCCCTGGCGCCGACAGAGCGGCCGGCCTCTTCACCGTGCCCCGGGTGATCGGCGGATGA
- a CDS encoding Hsp20/alpha crystallin family protein: MAIVRLDPFRELAAMQDRINRIFGDAYGRRADDDVSLRGDWIPAVDIYENDRHELVLKAELPGLNRDDIDLRVENNTLTVRGERRREAGVRDEQYHRVERVYGTFSRSFTLPSSLDAGSVTADYRDGVLTVVLPKREEAKPRQIQVKVNG, encoded by the coding sequence ATGGCTATCGTGCGTCTCGACCCGTTCCGTGAGCTGGCGGCCATGCAGGACCGCATCAACCGCATCTTCGGCGATGCCTACGGCCGGCGCGCCGACGACGACGTGTCGCTGCGGGGTGACTGGATCCCCGCCGTCGACATCTACGAGAACGACCGGCACGAACTGGTGCTGAAGGCCGAGTTGCCTGGACTGAATCGGGACGACATCGATCTGCGGGTCGAGAACAACACGCTGACGGTCCGGGGAGAGCGGCGGCGCGAGGCAGGGGTTCGCGACGAGCAGTATCACCGGGTCGAGCGGGTGTACGGCACCTTCTCGCGCTCGTTCACGCTGCCCTCGTCGCTCGACGCCGGCAGCGTGACGGCCGACTACCGCGACGGCGTCCTGACCGTGGTGCTGCCGAAGCGCGAGGAGGCGAAGCCGCGTCAGATCCAGGTGAAGGTCAACGGCTGA
- a CDS encoding TIGR00282 family metallophosphoesterase — protein sequence MTLLFIGDIVGKPGREIVRRLLPSLIRRHEIDLVVANVENAAGGFGLTRETCEAVLDAGVAVMTSGNHVWDKKEALPYIAAEPRLLRPLNYAAGAPGRGSVVVTTPRGERVAVVNAMGRVHMPLVDDPFAALDAEIARLRAETPVVLVDFHAEVTSEKTALGWHLDGRATLVAGTHTHVQTADARVLPSGTAYITDVGMTGPHDSVIGVQREAAISRFLTGLPSRFETATGNPRLNAVLVTADASTGRALSIDRLDLGAHDLETAPLPQTARSR from the coding sequence ATGACGCTGCTCTTCATCGGCGACATCGTCGGGAAGCCGGGACGCGAGATCGTGCGGCGGCTGCTGCCGTCGCTGATCCGGCGTCACGAGATCGACCTCGTCGTGGCCAACGTCGAGAACGCGGCTGGCGGGTTCGGCCTCACCCGGGAGACGTGTGAGGCCGTCCTCGACGCCGGCGTCGCCGTGATGACGTCCGGCAATCACGTGTGGGACAAGAAGGAAGCGCTGCCGTACATCGCGGCGGAGCCTCGGCTGCTGCGTCCGCTCAACTACGCCGCCGGAGCTCCCGGGCGGGGTTCGGTCGTCGTGACGACGCCACGCGGCGAGCGCGTGGCGGTGGTCAACGCGATGGGGCGCGTGCACATGCCGCTCGTCGACGATCCCTTCGCGGCGCTCGACGCCGAGATCGCGCGATTGCGCGCAGAGACGCCCGTCGTCCTCGTCGATTTCCACGCCGAGGTGACCTCGGAGAAGACGGCGCTCGGCTGGCACCTCGACGGGCGGGCCACGCTCGTCGCCGGCACCCACACCCACGTGCAGACCGCCGATGCGAGGGTGCTGCCCTCGGGCACGGCGTACATCACCGATGTCGGCATGACCGGTCCCCACGACTCGGTGATCGGCGTCCAGCGCGAGGCGGCCATCTCGCGCTTCCTGACGGGACTGCCGAGCCGTTTCGAGACCGCGACCGGCAATCCACGGCTCAACGCCGTCCTCGTGACGGCCGACGCGTCCACCGGCCGCGCGCTCTCGATCGATCGCCTCGACCTCGGAGCGCACGATCTGGAGACCGCGCCGTTGCCGCAGACCGCCCGGAGCCGATGA
- the gatA gene encoding Asp-tRNA(Asn)/Glu-tRNA(Gln) amidotransferase subunit GatA: MTPGGVKALRDDVAAGRVTAVAQCERALDGLARFGPTLGAVVTLVRDRAMARAAAIDADPALRALPLAGVPIAVKDNICTQGVRTTAGSRALADFAPPYDATVVARLEAAGALIVAKANCDEFAMGSSNENSAHGPARNPWALDRTPGGSSGGSAALVAAGLVPAALGSDTGGSVRQPAAFCGVVGLKPTYGRVSRYGLVAFGSSLDQIGPLARSAEDAALLLSVVAGHDPRDATSSPRALPSLEGALAHDVAGTRIGVPRRWLAEGVDREVLRACDDALGVLRDAGAVLVDVDLPHSSFAVPVYYLVATAEASSNLARYDGVRYGHRTRLDPDDDLLAMYDRTRDEGFGAEVKRRIMLGTYVLSAGYYDAYYLKAQQVRTLIRRDYDEAFAAVDVIATPTSPTPAFRLGERVDDPLQMYLADVFTVSANLAGLPGISMPCGLTSDHLPVGLQFVGRPFDEATLVGLAHAFERRTRWSACRPPFPADEMV, from the coding sequence ATGACTCCCGGCGGAGTGAAAGCCCTGCGCGACGACGTGGCCGCCGGCCGCGTCACGGCCGTGGCCCAGTGCGAGCGGGCGCTCGACGGCCTCGCGCGCTTCGGTCCGACGCTCGGCGCGGTCGTCACGCTCGTGCGCGATCGGGCCATGGCGCGCGCCGCGGCCATCGACGCCGACCCGGCGTTACGGGCGCTCCCGCTCGCGGGGGTGCCGATCGCGGTGAAGGACAACATCTGCACGCAGGGCGTGCGCACGACCGCCGGCTCGCGCGCGCTGGCCGACTTCGCGCCGCCGTACGATGCCACCGTCGTCGCCCGCCTCGAGGCCGCCGGCGCGCTGATCGTCGCCAAGGCCAACTGCGACGAGTTCGCGATGGGCTCGTCGAACGAGAACTCCGCCCACGGCCCGGCTCGAAACCCGTGGGCGCTCGACCGGACACCCGGGGGGTCGAGCGGGGGATCGGCGGCACTCGTGGCCGCGGGTCTGGTGCCGGCCGCGCTCGGATCGGATACCGGCGGGTCGGTCAGGCAGCCGGCGGCCTTCTGCGGCGTGGTCGGTCTCAAGCCGACCTACGGCCGCGTGTCGCGCTACGGCCTCGTCGCGTTCGGCTCGTCGCTCGACCAGATCGGGCCGCTCGCGCGGTCGGCCGAAGACGCGGCGCTCCTGCTGTCGGTCGTCGCCGGCCACGACCCGCGCGACGCCACGTCGTCTCCTCGCGCGCTGCCCAGCCTCGAAGGTGCGCTGGCGCACGACGTCGCGGGCACCCGCATCGGCGTCCCGCGCCGCTGGCTCGCCGAGGGCGTCGATCGCGAGGTCCTCCGGGCGTGCGACGACGCCCTCGGCGTGCTGCGCGACGCGGGGGCGGTGCTCGTCGACGTCGACCTCCCCCATTCGAGCTTCGCCGTCCCCGTCTACTATCTCGTCGCCACCGCCGAGGCCTCGTCGAACCTGGCTCGCTACGACGGCGTGCGATACGGACACCGGACCCGCCTCGACCCGGACGACGACCTGCTCGCGATGTACGACCGCACACGCGACGAGGGCTTCGGTGCCGAGGTCAAGCGGCGCATCATGCTCGGCACCTACGTGCTCAGCGCGGGCTACTACGACGCGTACTACTTGAAGGCCCAGCAGGTACGTACGCTCATCCGGCGCGACTACGACGAAGCGTTCGCGGCCGTCGACGTCATCGCCACGCCGACGAGCCCCACGCCGGCGTTCCGCCTCGGCGAGCGCGTCGATGACCCGCTGCAGATGTACCTGGCCGACGTGTTCACCGTCTCGGCGAATCTGGCGGGCCTTCCCGGCATCAGCATGCCGTGCGGTCTCACCTCGGACCACCTGCCGGTTGGCCTGCAGTTCGTCGGGCGGCCGTTCGACGAGGCGACCCTCGTCGGGCTCGCGCACGCGTTCGAGCGGCGGACCCGCTGGTCGGCGTGCCGGCCGCCGTTCCCCGCCGACGAAATGGTGTAG
- a CDS encoding Hsp20/alpha crystallin family protein has translation MLSFPEVNELSDEVRRVFEELDRSHAPGCRQTSSLHTPALDVVETPASIEVFVDVPGLAATDLRVLFKEGCLVVVGEKLAPDTGAPGIEAFHLVERSFGRFARVIRLTTAIDGARCAARIENGELRVSLPRIEERRGVVIAVPVEDKGAASS, from the coding sequence ATGCTGTCGTTCCCCGAAGTCAACGAGCTGTCCGACGAAGTCCGCCGGGTGTTCGAGGAGCTCGATCGCTCCCACGCGCCCGGGTGCCGGCAGACGAGCTCCCTGCACACGCCTGCGCTCGACGTGGTCGAGACCCCGGCGTCCATCGAGGTGTTCGTCGACGTCCCCGGGCTCGCGGCGACCGACCTCCGGGTCCTCTTCAAGGAGGGCTGCCTGGTCGTCGTCGGCGAGAAGCTCGCGCCGGACACCGGGGCGCCCGGCATCGAGGCTTTCCATCTCGTCGAGCGGAGTTTTGGACGCTTCGCCAGGGTCATCCGCCTGACGACGGCCATCGACGGCGCGCGCTGCGCCGCTCGGATCGAGAACGGGGAGCTGCGCGTCAGCCTGCCCCGAATCGAGGAGCGGCGCGGCGTGGTGATCGCCGTCCCGGTCGAGGACAAGGGCGCCGCTTCGTCATGA
- a CDS encoding NAD(+)/NADH kinase produces MPVNHEPQSTAALGPIRRVGIVAKRHLYEAARLLDELVDWLATREVTPILDLDTAHLAGRPDVAALAQADLPGAVDLMVVLGGDGTLLGMADRIAEAQARVPILGVNFGSLGFLTEITLPELFPALASALDGSARVDERLMVRATTRRRDGHTAFCTVLNDVVITKGALSRIIDLSVTVDAQFVARFKADGLILATPTGSTAYNLAAGGPIVHPSVEAFVITPIAPHTLTNRPIAIPSSSTVVIQPVGDVEPDAIFATFDGQRGFPLHADDAVEIRQADEPTRVIRAQRSYFDVLRQKLRWAER; encoded by the coding sequence ATGCCCGTGAACCACGAGCCGCAGTCGACCGCCGCGCTCGGTCCCATCCGCCGGGTGGGCATCGTCGCCAAGCGCCACCTCTACGAGGCCGCCAGGCTGCTCGACGAGCTCGTCGACTGGCTCGCCACGCGCGAGGTGACGCCGATCCTCGATCTCGACACCGCGCACCTCGCCGGGCGCCCGGATGTCGCGGCCCTCGCCCAGGCAGACCTGCCGGGAGCCGTGGACCTCATGGTCGTCCTCGGCGGCGACGGGACGCTGCTCGGCATGGCCGATCGGATCGCCGAGGCTCAGGCGCGGGTGCCGATTCTCGGCGTGAACTTCGGGAGCCTCGGCTTCCTCACGGAGATCACGCTCCCCGAGCTCTTTCCCGCCCTGGCCTCGGCCCTCGACGGGTCGGCGCGCGTGGACGAGCGGCTCATGGTCCGGGCGACGACGCGCCGCCGCGACGGGCACACGGCGTTCTGCACGGTGCTGAACGACGTGGTCATCACCAAAGGCGCGTTGTCGCGGATCATCGACCTGTCGGTCACCGTCGACGCGCAGTTCGTGGCCCGATTCAAGGCCGACGGGTTGATCCTGGCGACCCCGACGGGGTCGACCGCGTACAACCTGGCCGCCGGGGGCCCGATCGTGCACCCGTCGGTCGAGGCCTTCGTCATCACGCCGATCGCCCCCCACACGCTGACCAATCGCCCGATCGCCATCCCGTCCTCGTCGACGGTCGTCATCCAGCCCGTGGGCGACGTCGAGCCCGATGCCATCTTCGCGACCTTCGACGGGCAGCGTGGCTTCCCGCTGCACGCCGACGACGCGGTCGAGATCCGACAGGCCGACGAGCCCACGCGCGTGATCAGGGCCCAGCGTTCATACTTCGACGTGCTGCGCCAGAAGCTGCGATGGGCGGAACGATGA
- the amrB gene encoding AmmeMemoRadiSam system protein B, whose product MRRPAAVAGSWYPASPAALSAAVDRFCAAVPATAPLASVVALITPHAGLVYSGGVAAHAWQAAARASSPDLVVLVGPSHYVWFDGVSVWPAGAFDTPLGPIEVDEAAARALLAHRVVVDDRRAHAREHALEMQLPFVARLLPGVPIVPLVMGEQTPPTLAGLADALVATCRGRRALLAASTDLSHFFDADTASTLDSRTAALVEAFDDEGLLEALEACPPGESGRYVMCGGGAAVAVMSAARRLGATRAVTLVRAHSGDVSGDHSRVVGYLAAVFGTDEREPRHGTGG is encoded by the coding sequence ATGCGAAGGCCCGCCGCTGTCGCAGGCTCCTGGTACCCGGCGTCGCCGGCCGCGTTGTCGGCAGCCGTGGACCGTTTCTGCGCCGCCGTGCCGGCGACCGCCCCGTTGGCCTCGGTCGTCGCGCTCATCACGCCACATGCCGGTCTCGTGTACTCCGGTGGCGTCGCCGCACACGCCTGGCAGGCCGCGGCGCGCGCGTCGTCGCCCGACCTCGTCGTCCTCGTCGGGCCTTCGCACTACGTCTGGTTCGACGGCGTGTCGGTGTGGCCCGCCGGCGCCTTCGACACTCCGCTCGGCCCCATCGAGGTCGACGAAGCGGCGGCGCGGGCGCTGCTCGCGCACCGCGTGGTGGTCGACGACCGCCGGGCGCATGCCCGCGAGCACGCCCTCGAGATGCAACTGCCGTTTGTCGCCCGGCTCCTGCCGGGGGTCCCGATCGTGCCGCTCGTCATGGGCGAGCAGACACCCCCGACGCTGGCAGGTCTGGCCGATGCCCTCGTGGCGACGTGTCGCGGCCGGCGAGCGCTGCTCGCCGCGTCGACCGATCTCTCGCACTTTTTCGATGCCGACACCGCTTCGACGCTCGACTCGCGCACGGCCGCCCTCGTCGAGGCCTTCGACGACGAAGGGCTGCTCGAGGCGCTCGAAGCGTGCCCGCCGGGCGAGTCGGGGCGCTACGTGATGTGCGGCGGCGGCGCGGCGGTGGCGGTGATGTCCGCAGCGCGTCGACTTGGCGCCACGCGGGCGGTCACGCTCGTGCGAGCGCATTCGGGCGACGTCTCGGGCGACCACTCACGGGTCGTCGGGTACCTCGCCGCGGTGTTCGGGACCGACGAGCGGGAACCACGGCATGGCACCGGCGGCTGA
- the xseA gene encoding exodeoxyribonuclease VII large subunit: protein MTSLFDVPFEDEPGDEAAPPPPPRALTVSQVTAGIRRLLEDAYGDLLVEGELSNCRVYQSGHLYFTLKDEGAQLRGVMFRSAARQLRFRPEDGARVLVRGRLSVYEPKGEYQVVAEQMDPLGLGALQLAFDQLRRRLEAQGLFDAVRKRRLPLLPRRIGIVTSIDGAALRDVVKVLRSRYANVDLVVRPARVQGEGAAAEIARGLERLARVPGIDVIILARGGGSIEDLWAFNEEAVARAIAACPVPVITGIGHQTDFTIADFVADVRAATPSNAAEIVVGRKDEFVAALDRLDRRALAATRDAVARRRSLVHVLAGHRGLAGVPVRVALRGRQVADLAASLRDACVARLHAAFRRLQSAQVGLERLDHRRRLASARGRLGTTDGRLHAAIRVRHGRGDTRWRTLSARLASLSPLAVLGRGYALCWSDDGRTLLREADPGLVGHAVRVTLARGELHCEVTATAARTDRAMPRTASSEHDA, encoded by the coding sequence ATGACGAGCCTCTTCGACGTGCCGTTCGAGGACGAGCCGGGTGACGAGGCCGCGCCCCCGCCGCCGCCTCGGGCGCTCACCGTCTCGCAGGTCACCGCCGGCATCCGTCGCCTCCTCGAAGACGCGTACGGCGATCTGCTCGTCGAAGGGGAGCTCAGCAACTGCCGTGTCTATCAGAGCGGGCACCTCTACTTCACGCTGAAGGACGAGGGGGCGCAGCTGCGAGGCGTCATGTTCCGCTCGGCTGCGCGGCAGTTGCGTTTCCGGCCCGAGGACGGCGCGCGCGTGCTCGTGCGTGGCCGCCTGAGCGTCTACGAGCCGAAGGGCGAGTACCAGGTCGTGGCCGAGCAGATGGACCCGCTCGGCCTCGGGGCCCTGCAACTGGCCTTCGACCAGCTCCGGCGACGCCTCGAGGCGCAGGGGCTCTTCGACGCGGTCCGAAAGCGACGGCTGCCCCTCCTGCCCCGCCGCATCGGGATCGTCACGTCGATCGACGGGGCCGCCCTGCGCGACGTCGTGAAGGTCTTGCGGAGCCGGTACGCGAACGTGGACCTGGTCGTCCGGCCGGCCCGCGTGCAGGGCGAGGGCGCGGCGGCGGAGATCGCGCGGGGGCTCGAGCGCCTCGCCCGAGTGCCGGGCATCGACGTCATCATCCTCGCGCGTGGCGGAGGGTCCATCGAAGACCTGTGGGCGTTCAACGAGGAAGCGGTCGCGCGGGCCATCGCCGCCTGCCCCGTGCCGGTCATCACGGGCATCGGCCACCAGACCGACTTCACGATCGCCGACTTCGTCGCCGACGTCCGGGCGGCCACCCCGTCGAACGCGGCCGAGATCGTCGTCGGGCGGAAGGACGAGTTCGTGGCCGCTCTCGATCGCCTCGATCGGCGGGCCCTCGCCGCCACCCGCGACGCGGTCGCCCGGCGGCGATCGCTCGTGCACGTGCTGGCGGGCCACCGCGGTCTCGCGGGCGTTCCCGTGCGGGTCGCGCTGCGCGGCCGGCAGGTCGCCGACCTGGCGGCCTCCCTGCGCGATGCGTGCGTCGCGCGCCTGCACGCCGCGTTCCGGCGCCTGCAGTCGGCGCAGGTTGGCCTCGAGCGTCTCGACCATCGCCGCCGCCTCGCTTCGGCGCGAGGCCGGCTGGGCACGACCGACGGCCGGCTGCACGCCGCCATCCGCGTGCGCCATGGACGCGGCGATACCCGGTGGCGTACGCTTTCGGCACGGCTCGCGAGCCTCAGCCCGCTCGCGGTCCTCGGTCGCGGGTACGCGCTCTGCTGGTCCGACGACGGGCGGACGCTGCTGCGCGAAGCCGACCCGGGACTCGTCGGCCACGCGGTACGGGTCACGCTGGCCCGCGGCGAACTGCACTGCGAGGTGACCGCGACGGCCGCACGGACGGATCGGGCCATGCCGCGGACCGCCTCCTCGGAGCACGACGCATGA
- a CDS encoding polyprenyl synthetase family protein — MTSTLPAATAAFIEQARERVERALDRFLPAPPACPPALHEAMRYSLVAGGKRLRPLLVLAAADAASRGEPDAVDLALPAACAIEWIHTYSLVHDDLPAMDDDTLRRGRPTSHVVFGEGLAILAGDGLLTEAFALLAREPAADRPEIVERKLETLAVIARAAGATGMVGGQAVDLAAAAGYDAWSPSTAAGRHEGGMPPLHLDARQLEAMHAMKTGALIRAAATAGAIMAGAIGAVRAAVADFATHLGLAFQIVDDVLDVEGAAATLGKTAGKDAAAGKPTYPALFGLDESKRLAQNALARALDALARAGLDGHLGAIARSVVDRTS; from the coding sequence ATGACCTCGACCCTCCCGGCCGCCACCGCGGCCTTCATCGAGCAGGCACGCGAGCGGGTCGAACGCGCGCTCGACAGGTTCCTCCCGGCACCACCCGCGTGCCCGCCCGCGCTGCACGAGGCGATGCGCTACAGTCTCGTGGCGGGAGGCAAGCGCCTGCGGCCGCTGCTGGTTCTGGCCGCCGCCGACGCCGCCTCCCGAGGCGAGCCCGACGCGGTGGACCTGGCGCTGCCCGCCGCCTGCGCCATCGAGTGGATCCACACCTACTCCCTCGTCCACGACGACCTGCCGGCGATGGACGACGACACGCTGCGGCGCGGACGGCCGACGTCGCACGTGGTGTTCGGTGAAGGCCTGGCGATCCTCGCCGGCGACGGCCTGCTCACCGAGGCCTTCGCGTTGCTCGCCCGCGAGCCGGCGGCCGATCGACCGGAAATCGTGGAGAGGAAGCTCGAGACCCTGGCCGTCATCGCCCGCGCCGCCGGCGCCACCGGCATGGTCGGGGGACAGGCCGTCGATCTGGCGGCGGCGGCCGGCTACGACGCCTGGTCGCCGTCGACGGCGGCCGGGCGGCACGAGGGCGGGATGCCGCCGCTGCACCTGGACGCGCGGCAACTCGAGGCCATGCACGCCATGAAGACCGGGGCCCTGATCCGGGCCGCCGCGACGGCAGGGGCGATCATGGCGGGGGCCATCGGTGCGGTGCGCGCCGCCGTGGCCGACTTCGCGACGCACCTCGGCCTCGCGTTCCAGATCGTGGACGACGTGCTCGACGTCGAAGGGGCCGCGGCGACGCTCGGCAAGACCGCCGGCAAGGACGCCGCGGCAGGCAAGCCGACGTACCCCGCGCTCTTCGGCCTCGACGAATCGAAGCGCCTGGCGCAGAACGCCCTCGCCCGCGCGCTCGACGCGCTCGCCCGCGCGGGCCTCGACGGCCATCTCGGCGCCATCGCCCGATCGGTCGTCGATCGGACGTCGTGA
- a CDS encoding zinc dependent phospholipase C family protein has translation MVRRHVVLALALCSLLFPRAATAWSFELHREITARAIAMLPADIAPFFEAHRDYLIEHSIDPDLWRNAGFTDEPPRHYLDLDAYGEYPFADLPRDFDEAVAKFGREKVIKYGTVPWRTAEMWERLVKAFADHGEGTSPYAVENIKFFAAIVSHYAADANVPFHAVLNYDGQLTNQHGVHARFESELYRRYRGRVSFAPERVPPVIAPRDHVFERLLEGTKLVEPILAADLDALGDGDLYDEAYFDRFFKATQPILERRLSSAVATVAALIAGAWEAAGRPDLTRVPERPLQRRRSTP, from the coding sequence ATGGTCCGACGACACGTTGTCCTGGCGCTCGCGCTGTGCTCTCTCCTCTTCCCGCGAGCGGCCACGGCCTGGAGCTTCGAACTGCATCGCGAGATCACGGCCCGCGCGATCGCGATGCTCCCCGCGGACATCGCGCCGTTCTTCGAGGCCCATCGCGACTACCTGATCGAGCACTCGATCGATCCCGATCTGTGGCGGAACGCGGGGTTCACCGACGAGCCGCCGCGCCACTACCTCGATCTCGATGCGTACGGAGAGTACCCGTTCGCGGACCTGCCGCGCGATTTCGACGAGGCGGTCGCGAAGTTCGGCCGGGAGAAGGTGATCAAGTACGGGACGGTCCCATGGCGTACCGCCGAGATGTGGGAGCGGCTGGTCAAGGCGTTCGCCGACCACGGAGAGGGCACCTCGCCGTACGCCGTCGAGAACATCAAGTTCTTCGCGGCGATCGTCTCGCACTACGCGGCCGATGCCAACGTGCCCTTCCACGCGGTCCTCAACTACGACGGCCAGTTGACCAACCAGCACGGCGTGCACGCCCGTTTCGAGAGCGAGCTCTACCGGAGGTATCGCGGTCGCGTGTCGTTCGCGCCCGAGCGCGTTCCACCGGTGATCGCACCGCGCGATCACGTCTTCGAACGCCTGCTCGAAGGGACGAAGCTCGTCGAGCCGATCCTGGCAGCCGACCTCGACGCGCTTGGCGATGGCGACCTCTACGACGAGGCGTACTTCGACAGGTTCTTCAAGGCCACTCAACCCATCCTCGAGCGGCGCCTCTCGAGTGCGGTGGCGACGGTCGCGGCCCTGATTGCCGGGGCGTGGGAGGCCGCAGGCCGGCCCGATCTCACCCGCGTTCCCGAACGGCCGCTGCAGCGCAGGCGGTCGACACCCTGA